A window of Drosophila sulfurigaster albostrigata strain 15112-1811.04 chromosome X, ASM2355843v2, whole genome shotgun sequence genomic DNA:
catgttattttgctgctgcgttttctgctgcttttcaaacaaaaatgagTACAAGAGTTATTTTTAGAACTAAAATTTTCTTGAATTTTACTCGTTAACATTGCTTACGCTCCGTTCTTGTagcagttgtcgttgttgttgttgttgttgttgttgctgttcttgtcgATCGTCACGATGGTgactgtatctgtatctctgctgttgttgttttcctcGTAGATTTGAGGATTTGACGCTGCTTTCAACTCGAGTAACATTAGTTCTCAATTGTTTTATCCATGCACGAAGGGAaagacagatggacagacggacagacagacggatagacAGATGAGTGAGTGCATGTGGCGGATTTGGGGAGCGATTTACAACCcgccatctctctctctctctcttgtttctcttgagctctctctctgtctctctctgtttcgAAAGAGATTTATAGTTGCTATTTTTAAAACGGCAACCGTATTAACAACCGTAGGGATCGCAACACACTCGTAAAATAGTACACTTTGTACAGCAGTCGTCACGGGGTCATTttctatatgcatatacacacatatgtctGTACATATTTATTCCCATCTGGGGTACGATCGTATTGCGATCTGTTTTTCCCTTCTTGATGAGTGCATTGAACCCGTGTTTGCGCATATTTGCTCCACTGTGGCCGAGATGGGAAGAGCGTGTgtgcatgtgcgtgtgtatgtgtgtgtgtgtgtgtgtgtgtgtggtggggGATGGAGACTTGGCTTAACACTGCACTTAGTGTGTAGAGATAATCAATTAGCATAGCAGACACGCTGCCGACACGCCCTCTAGCGGCTGATGTGTGCAAGGCCaagcaaaaacataaaaaaacaaaaaataatgtaagcGCAAGTTTAACCCTGAAAAACTGGCAATGCTCATGCTTTTCCAGAGCTTTAATCATATGCCATTGTAAAGTTGATGCGAGATTGAATAACATGTTGAGGTGAGCATGTGATAACAGGTGTGTGCGCTCATAAGCTTTCGCTTTAGCTGTAGATGTAGCTTTAGCCCTATGACACATTGCTGCGAcacaattatttgcatatttgcttGGGGGTGTGAAACGAAGCGCCGCTGGGCGCAACTAAAAGTGAAAGTCTGTTTGCTGGCTGTATACCAttcgaaagcaaaagcaagaacgtgagagagagagagcgagagagttgCGTCTGCGCTATTGGTCGTTGCATTTACCGTTGCCTACTTTCAAGCGTcgcatctgtgtgtgtgtttctattAACTCTGTTATAgatacacatgtgtgtgtatgtatgagcTGGCAGGAAGTTTGAAAGCTTTACGCGGAGTTGCCACATCTGCTGCTGTGCGTTGCGTTGCGGCGTCTGGCAACTTTGACTAGAATGTagtaaaagcaacagcaacagcaatagcaacaacaagacaaattcgctctctcgctctggctTAACTGAAGCTGTGTTTAAAGGGCAGTAGCTAAAGCTTTTTCACTCTAAAGAAGAAGAGATAgtaggcagcagcagcaacagaagcagcagcagaagccaGTGACGACTCGCAACGGTAGTGAAAACGCGtatcgcattttttttttgctcccgaaaaaggaaaaaaaagaaagttatACACACGGAAAAATTGCAAGCATTCAAGCAGCAATTCCATTCAGTGAATCGCCGCCGCAGCAAGTCGCGAgtttgcgagttgcgagtcTCACACAAAACTGTAGTTAAAAGTCGTTGTTGAAGTTGGACGCGCGTagagaaaattgaataaaattcgaatcgacaacaaaattaatataaatatgtacatacagtTGATATTAATTCGAAATTAGTTGCAAATCCGTTGCAAGcgcttctttttcttgtttttttgttgttgttttaatctGTAACTGCTTAactgtatgcgtgtgtgtatgtgtcggTGTAGGTGTGAGTGTGCTTTTTGttgctaattttttttcaCTCGTCACTTCGTTGGCATTTAGCattcgtgtatgtgtgtgtgcaattattgcatttgcattgagtgtgtgtgtgtgtgtataagtgtgtgtgtgggccaCGTGAATCAAACGCgcgcaacaacacacacacacatacacacacacacatacagatgcAGAGAAGGGCCAATGGTAGAGAAAGTGACAGTGTGTCCCTATCAAAGTTCGAGTCCGAACTGCCAGAAGGGCAGTGAGCAGcgacgtcggcgtcggcgtcgctGTAAGCGCCACCGTTTTCGAAAGTGAAAGTGAATTTTTGATGttcttgaaattgaaaatgtgaatTGCGAATTGtgaatgtaattaaaaagtcCCTTAATTGTTCTCTTCTCCACTTCACCCGCGATGCCAATGAAAATAGGCAACGCTAGCCgcttaagcagcagcagcagcagcaacaacaaaaaagctcAAAAACTGTTGAATATAGAATGACGTTGCAGACAAAAATCAATGTAAAACATAAAGcgataacagcagcagcagcagcagcagcaacaactgtaacactaacagcaacaacagcagaaacagcaacagcaacagcgacagcaataacaaaaggaACAGTTACAGCAAGTGCAAGTCTGtgtcacacatacacacaaacagacaggcaggcagcagacagacagtcataaacatacacacactcacgcacacgcacgcacGGCGAGTAAAGCACGCACACTGTACTGcaaaagagagtgagtgagcaggcgagagagaaagagaggagaaCTGTGCTTACGAAAAAGGAAGACGGAAACCATCAGCAAGAAGGAATTGTCAAAGCGCCAGCAGCAAATATCCAACTGCAAAAGTGaaagcaaaccaaacaaaacaacaaaagcaataaacaacagcagcagcagcaacaacaacaacagcaacaacgacagcgacaactgCAAAAGGAGCAGCTTGAGCAAGGAGAGCAAGGAGAGCAGCAAGAGCGCACAAATTGTGAACATATTAAGagttaaacacacacattcacacactaTTGTTGCCATTCACAATGAAGCCATCGGatttgctgttggtgttggaAAAggtaagaagaagaagaaacttACTTGAATGCATACGtatgttgttttttctatgtgtgtgtgtgtccatgCAGAGTTATTTTCATGTTGAAATGTGAATTTCGCTTCATTTTGTCACAGCTAAAAATggagcgcacacacacacacacacaaaaacatgCATGTGTCCacgtgaatgtgtgtgtgtgttgtacaAATGAAGCAAATTTGCTGTTGTAATGCTTGCCGTAAAATGTCCATTACGATAGAgcgtgagcgagagagatagagagacatAGCGATGCGCTTgtacttacacatacacatgtgaGGCGCTGttcgtatgtatgtgtgtgtgtgtgtgtagactTATGCAAATCCATTTGGCTTTGGAGTCGCTTGTAATACTGCTCACTGGCTGCTCACCCACAAGTGCCCCTTCTccctcacactcacactcacgcacacacacacccgcacccgcacacacacacacaacagcaacagcgacgacgatgTTGAGCGAGCGATGCCGAAgcgtaaaaacaaaaaccctCTGGGAGCATACGCTGCGAGCGAATGGAGTGGGGGAAGGGGGGAGGTTGAGCTTAGGTATGTGGGCAGAAGTAGGAGTGGGGGATGTGACAGGAGAGGGGGTGAAGGAGGGGGCAAACACAGGGTAGCTGAGGAAGCATTTTGGCTGTGTACTGCGTTATCTTTATGGCTTGGCTGTCTCCGCCGTTGTTACCCCTCTCCACCCCCTTCTCCCCACTGTGTTGCCCAGTTACCCAGTTTAGAGAACCTTCCTGTCCGCCCCCGTTCCCCATTGTtacttgtatatttatacCACATTTGTGTGTCCACCAGCTTTTTGGACTCTGCTTTTAATGgcgctgctgtttttttttgttttacctTTAATTTCCCACTTGCAGcgcacattttttattttcttttgctgctgttgctgctgagatTTGCCCACTGTGCGGCGCACGTAACTCGTAACTCGATTGTCCTTATAAATAGCTCAACAAGTTGGGAACTCGACGGTTGCTTGGCTTAGCTGCCACTTGGGGTTAAAATTGCTTGCTGCACATCTGGGATTGGAATTAGAATTAGAATTCTAgttcgaattcgaattgagatctctttcatttttttttttaattcattcgCATTATCGTATTCGCatttgaattcgaattcgaatttgGATGTCTTTCATTCTTTTCATTCGCATTCTCGCATTCGTATTCACATTACATCATAAATTGTTTTCCCACAAAATATCACTCATAcgcacattacgcatacgtccCATTGGCCAACATTCCTTTGTATTCAGCCTTGGAATTGAGTTTGCATCAAGTTTCATTTTGATGGCATTTGATGAAAGCTGCTCAGATGAGCCAAGATGTGAGGTGGCAAGCTGTTTGTCATTCAGCTCAGGCTGCCATCTTCCATCTTCCATCTTCCATCTTCCATGTTCCATCTTTGCCGTTGCGTTGACCTTTTGCT
This region includes:
- the LOC133849493 gene encoding putative uncharacterized protein DDB_G0284297; the encoded protein is MLLELKAASNPQIYEENNNSRDTDTVTIVTIDKNSNNNNNNNNDNCYKNGARKRSSKIT